From Thermoflavifilum aggregans, a single genomic window includes:
- the cobA gene encoding uroporphyrinogen-III C-methyltransferase gives MMKKKLSLIGAGPGDPELITLKGIKALQSAQVILYDALVHPDLLGYASPESLKIFVGKRKGFKAYTQEEIHELILHYATHYGHVVRLKGGDPFLFGRGYEELAFAQQHGIEVEVIPGISSAIAVPELQHIPVTLRGISESCWITTGTLADGQLSNDLQLAAHSSATIVVLMGVHKLPEIVALYHHLKKEHMPVAIIQNGSLPNEKIVTGYMHDILEKASAAAIESPAIIVIGEVVKTHPLFSTENYHSENVLATAHAH, from the coding sequence ATGATGAAAAAGAAACTGAGTCTGATAGGTGCGGGACCTGGTGATCCGGAATTGATAACGTTGAAAGGCATTAAAGCTTTGCAGTCAGCACAGGTGATTCTATACGATGCTCTCGTGCATCCTGATTTGTTGGGTTATGCTTCACCGGAATCACTAAAAATATTTGTCGGCAAGAGAAAAGGATTTAAAGCCTATACCCAGGAAGAAATTCATGAACTGATTTTGCATTATGCTACGCATTATGGTCATGTAGTGCGGCTCAAAGGCGGCGATCCGTTTTTGTTTGGCAGAGGATATGAAGAACTGGCTTTTGCCCAGCAACATGGTATAGAGGTGGAAGTGATCCCGGGTATAAGCAGTGCCATAGCCGTTCCGGAGCTGCAGCATATTCCCGTAACCCTGCGGGGTATCAGTGAAAGCTGCTGGATCACCACCGGGACTCTTGCCGATGGCCAATTATCAAACGATCTGCAGCTGGCAGCCCATTCCAGCGCCACCATCGTTGTACTGATGGGCGTACATAAGCTTCCTGAAATTGTGGCTTTATACCATCATCTGAAAAAAGAACATATGCCGGTGGCTATTATCCAGAATGGTTCATTACCGAATGAAAAAATAGTAACCGGTTATATGCACGACATTCTGGAAAAAGCCTCTGCGGCCGCAATTGAATCGCCTGCCATCATCGTTATTGGTGAGGTGGTTAAAACACATCCTTTGTTTTCAACTGAAAATTATCATTCCGAAAACGTGCTTGCTACTGCACATGCTCACTGA
- a CDS encoding TSUP family transporter: MLTESSISPAKAVSAEEKSSGKNALFPVFLKAESLRFLIVGGGKVGLEKLAALLGNAPQAYVKLVAPDILPEIRNYAIASHRLILIERAFEAQDLEGIDILILATEDHELNKHIHALAKARGILTNVADTPELCDFYLSSIVQKGQLKIAISTNGLSPTFAKRLREWFTEVIPDNVDELLYRLHAIRDQLKGDFAYKVQQLNALTASFAADHVNSKNHLSLHTKANPSSTLSGKQSSRHQLLITGIYRWMILLLAIGLIAIGYELTPLLSTIPWHEWTGRAMDVLGENFIWFLVGGFLAKYIDGTLGLGYGTIGTTYLLSFGIPPAQISKTIHISEIFTSGLSGWMHWHYRNVNKKLFRALVWPGLIGGIAGAILITHLQHAALHAIRPLIALYTFFLGANILLKGIRFRRKQQRKIKRVGFLGMIGGFLDAVAGGGWGTLVTSTLIASGRNPKYVVGSVNLARFYVALAGSATFLVLLGLSQWQVLLGLLIGGAMASPLAARTTRSLPTRQLLVILGLLVMLLSLWIVYKSWWIH, translated from the coding sequence ATGCTCACTGAAAGCTCCATATCGCCTGCAAAAGCTGTATCTGCTGAAGAAAAATCCAGCGGAAAGAATGCCCTTTTCCCTGTTTTTCTGAAAGCAGAATCCCTTCGTTTTCTGATTGTAGGCGGTGGGAAAGTGGGATTGGAAAAGCTGGCCGCTTTGCTGGGCAATGCTCCACAGGCATACGTGAAGCTGGTGGCACCGGATATTTTGCCTGAAATCCGTAACTATGCAATTGCCAGCCATCGCCTTATATTGATTGAAAGAGCTTTTGAGGCTCAGGATCTGGAAGGTATTGATATCCTGATCCTTGCAACAGAAGATCATGAATTAAATAAACATATTCATGCATTGGCAAAAGCTCGTGGTATCCTTACCAATGTAGCCGATACACCCGAACTCTGTGATTTTTATCTGAGCTCCATTGTACAGAAAGGCCAACTTAAAATTGCTATTTCTACCAACGGCCTCTCTCCCACTTTTGCCAAACGATTGCGGGAATGGTTTACTGAAGTAATCCCTGACAATGTGGATGAATTATTGTATCGGCTGCATGCCATACGAGATCAGCTGAAAGGAGATTTTGCCTACAAGGTACAGCAGCTGAATGCACTGACAGCTTCATTTGCTGCTGATCATGTGAACTCTAAAAATCATTTATCACTTCATACCAAGGCAAACCCTTCATCTACACTGTCTGGCAAACAATCATCCAGACACCAACTGCTTATTACTGGTATCTATCGCTGGATGATCCTGCTACTGGCTATAGGATTGATTGCCATCGGATACGAATTGACTCCTTTGTTGTCAACAATACCCTGGCATGAGTGGACAGGCCGCGCAATGGATGTGTTGGGTGAAAATTTTATTTGGTTTCTGGTAGGTGGATTTTTGGCAAAATATATTGATGGCACGCTGGGACTGGGATACGGCACCATTGGAACTACATATTTGCTCTCATTTGGTATTCCGCCCGCACAGATCAGCAAAACCATTCACATTTCAGAAATCTTTACCAGCGGCCTTTCCGGATGGATGCACTGGCATTATCGCAACGTAAACAAGAAACTGTTCCGCGCTTTGGTATGGCCCGGGCTCATCGGCGGCATAGCCGGAGCGATATTGATTACGCATCTGCAGCATGCTGCATTGCACGCCATCAGGCCTCTGATTGCATTGTATACATTTTTTCTGGGAGCCAATATTTTGCTGAAAGGCATTCGTTTTCGGCGTAAGCAACAACGGAAAATAAAGCGTGTAGGCTTTCTCGGGATGATCGGAGGTTTTCTGGATGCCGTAGCTGGCGGAGGCTGGGGAACGCTGGTGACTTCCACATTGATTGCCAGCGGCCGGAATCCGAAATATGTGGTAGGAAGTGTAAACCTGGCGCGCTTTTATGTGGCATTGGCAGGTTCGGCTACCTTCCTTGTTTTGCTGGGCCTTTCCCAATGGCAGGTATTGCTGGGGTTACTGATAGGAGGTGCAATGGCTTCACCACTGGCCGCCCGTACTACCCGCAGCCTTCCAACCCGGCAATTGCTGGTTATTCTAGGTTTGCTGGTGATGTTGCTTAGTTTATGGATTGTATATAAAAGCTGGTGGATACATTAA
- a CDS encoding phosphoadenylyl-sulfate reductase, translated as MSSVWTAERLQQLQAGFADPHDAEAILKALPAFFPANTICFSSSLGWEDQVITDMIWRAQLPIEIFTLDTGRLFPETYSLMERLYEHYGKRIRVYFPDAARVEQLVNERGPDCFYTSVENRKLCCQIRKVEPLARALQGMQCWVTGIRAEQSPERSHLPQVEWDEVHQVVKVHPLLHWTLDEVKTYIRQHRVPYNPLHDKGFVSIGCAPCTRAIRPGEDYRAGRWWWEDQTKKECGLHVSSIKN; from the coding sequence ATGAGTAGCGTATGGACTGCCGAACGGTTGCAACAATTACAAGCAGGTTTTGCTGACCCGCACGATGCGGAGGCTATATTAAAGGCATTGCCTGCATTTTTTCCTGCCAACACCATCTGCTTCTCCAGCAGCCTGGGCTGGGAAGATCAGGTGATTACCGACATGATCTGGAGAGCTCAATTGCCTATCGAAATTTTTACTCTCGACACCGGGAGATTGTTTCCCGAAACCTATTCGCTGATGGAGCGCCTGTATGAACATTATGGCAAACGCATACGGGTCTATTTTCCGGATGCAGCACGGGTTGAACAACTGGTGAATGAACGCGGCCCCGATTGTTTTTATACTTCTGTGGAAAACCGCAAACTCTGTTGTCAGATCCGGAAAGTAGAGCCTCTGGCCCGTGCGCTGCAGGGTATGCAATGCTGGGTTACAGGCATCCGCGCTGAACAATCGCCTGAACGCAGCCATTTGCCACAGGTGGAGTGGGACGAAGTGCATCAGGTAGTGAAAGTTCATCCTCTGTTGCATTGGACACTGGATGAAGTAAAAACTTACATCCGCCAGCATCGAGTGCCTTACAACCCCCTGCACGACAAAGGATTTGTCAGCATAGGCTGTGCGCCTTGTACCCGCGCCATTCGCCCGGGTGAGGATTACCGCGCCGGACGTTGGTGGTGGGAAGATCAAACCAAAAAAGAATGTGGATTGCATGTTTCATCAATCAAAAATTAA